In uncultured Desulfobacter sp., one DNA window encodes the following:
- the pth gene encoding aminoacyl-tRNA hydrolase translates to MVGSKRLLAGLGNPGDQYSQTRHNIGFDVVDALANRAGCRVNKEKFNAAYTNARVGLQDTILVKPLSYMNKSGIPIQRLAAYFKIDISEIIVVHDDMDLAFGKIKIVQGRGHGGHNGIRSIIDAFGQKACIRVRVGIGRPGSDRSVTGFVLGKYTPEEQACLDQVIDDACGACLSILEKGVVKAMNLVNSSR, encoded by the coding sequence ATGGTTGGCTCGAAACGATTATTAGCGGGTTTGGGAAATCCTGGAGATCAGTATTCCCAGACCCGTCATAATATTGGCTTTGATGTTGTTGATGCCTTGGCGAATCGAGCCGGGTGCCGTGTGAACAAAGAAAAATTTAATGCTGCCTATACCAATGCGCGTGTGGGGCTTCAGGATACAATTCTGGTAAAGCCCCTTTCGTATATGAACAAAAGTGGTATTCCCATTCAGAGACTGGCAGCCTATTTTAAAATCGATATATCGGAAATCATTGTGGTTCATGACGATATGGACCTTGCCTTTGGAAAGATAAAGATTGTCCAGGGTAGGGGGCATGGTGGCCATAACGGCATCCGTTCGATTATCGATGCCTTTGGGCAAAAGGCATGTATCCGGGTTCGGGTGGGTATTGGCAGACCCGGAAGTGACCGGTCTGTGACCGGATTTGTCCTGGGGAAATACACCCCGGAGGAACAGGCTTGTCTGGATCAGGTTATTGATGATGCCTGTGGCGCCTGTTTATCTATTCTTGAAAAAGGGGTGGTTAAAGCAATGAATCTTGTTAATTCCTCTCGATAG
- a CDS encoding RluA family pseudouridine synthase, whose amino-acid sequence MRIKIEITPDQTGLRLDQAVVAFYSQLSRSRVSKLISQGLILVNHVCKRPGYKVKPKDLIEGDVPLSDPLDGKPLLPESISLNILYEDDYILMIDKPAGLVVHPGAGNNSGTLVNALMAHHPAFSEQGWDRERPGIVHRLDKDTSGLMVIAKTMKSLQFLQKEFKQRRVKKNYLALARGQNIPDAGVIERPIGRHPHHRKRMGVLDENGRYAKTRFSVIKRFCSGCLMKVRLYTGRTHQIRVHFYDQGMPLIGDCIYQDRRFRKKDPMASRQMLHSWALSFRHPYSGVRLAFEAPMPEDFKITLRHLSDAS is encoded by the coding sequence ATGCGCATAAAGATAGAAATTACCCCTGACCAGACTGGTCTAAGGCTCGACCAGGCTGTTGTTGCTTTTTACTCCCAACTATCCCGTTCCAGGGTTTCAAAGCTAATCTCCCAGGGTTTGATTTTGGTGAACCACGTCTGTAAACGCCCTGGTTATAAGGTTAAACCCAAAGATTTGATTGAAGGAGATGTCCCCTTATCAGATCCATTGGATGGAAAACCACTGCTCCCGGAATCTATCTCTTTGAATATCCTTTACGAGGATGACTATATCCTGATGATTGATAAGCCTGCTGGGCTTGTAGTGCATCCCGGCGCTGGGAATAATTCCGGAACTCTGGTCAATGCCTTGATGGCCCACCATCCTGCTTTTAGTGAGCAAGGCTGGGATAGAGAGCGTCCAGGTATCGTACATCGCTTGGACAAAGACACCTCCGGGCTGATGGTAATTGCCAAAACCATGAAGTCACTTCAATTTCTCCAAAAAGAATTTAAGCAAAGGCGGGTCAAGAAGAATTATCTGGCTCTGGCCCGGGGGCAAAATATTCCGGATGCCGGGGTTATTGAGCGGCCCATTGGCAGGCATCCCCATCATCGTAAACGCATGGGCGTCCTGGATGAGAACGGTAGATATGCAAAAACCCGGTTCAGTGTCATAAAACGTTTTTGTTCAGGGTGTCTTATGAAAGTCCGGCTTTATACCGGTAGAACCCACCAGATTCGGGTTCATTTTTATGACCAGGGTATGCCCCTGATCGGCGACTGCATTTATCAAGATCGACGATTCCGAAAAAAAGACCCCATGGCGTCGCGTCAGATGCTTCATTCCTGGGCTTTGTCCTTTCGTCATCCCTATTCAGGTGTGCGTTTGGCTTTTGAAGCTCCCATGCCCGAAGATTTTAAAATCACTTTGCGGCATCTATCCGATGCATCCTGA
- a CDS encoding 50S ribosomal protein L25/general stress protein Ctc has translation MELIELSVAKRERTGKGAARRLRAANAIPGIVYGAKKEPVMVSVDVIAFDKVIRENGTTGLFFDLDIEGAGKSVMLKDLQMDPFGLRYQHIDFHEIDMDATVSVVVPVETEGVSAGVKEGGMLQIIRRELEVVCKPKYTPDSVKLDISALEIGDGIHVEDIDLGPEVEIPFDTNFTVVTIVPPDTSSDEEEVEEDAEIGEVAEVAEEAEEAAE, from the coding sequence ATGGAACTTATAGAATTAAGTGTTGCAAAAAGAGAACGCACCGGTAAGGGGGCTGCCAGAAGATTACGGGCTGCCAACGCTATCCCCGGCATTGTTTATGGCGCAAAAAAGGAGCCTGTAATGGTGTCGGTTGATGTCATCGCCTTTGACAAGGTAATCCGGGAAAACGGCACTACAGGTCTTTTCTTTGATTTAGACATTGAAGGGGCTGGAAAAAGTGTAATGCTGAAGGATCTCCAGATGGATCCTTTTGGTCTGCGCTACCAGCACATTGATTTTCATGAAATTGATATGGACGCAACAGTGTCCGTTGTTGTTCCGGTTGAAACTGAAGGTGTCAGCGCCGGTGTTAAAGAAGGCGGAATGCTCCAGATTATCCGTCGTGAACTTGAAGTGGTTTGTAAACCTAAATATACGCCTGACAGTGTTAAACTTGATATCTCAGCCCTGGAAATCGGGGATGGTATTCATGTGGAAGACATTGATCTGGGGCCTGAAGTTGAAATTCCTTTTGATACCAATTTTACCGTAGTCACCATTGTTCCGCCTGATACGAGTTCAGATGAAGAGGAAGTCGAAGAGGATGCTGAAATTGGTGAAGTTGCTGAAGTCGCCGAAGAAGCTGAAGAAGCCGCTGAATAG
- a CDS encoding CarD family transcriptional regulator gives MAKQSGTTKAKENSKSTKTAFSKGDMAVYPAHGVGCIESIESQEINGDTMNFYMMKIVENGMTIMIPTSNVESVGLREVIPEKEVAQVYEVMQKKAQASDNQTWNRRYREYMDKIKTGSIYDVAEVFRDLFQLKLEKDLSFGERKLLDTAQNLLVQELSMAKDVDEEHMIQEIENLFN, from the coding sequence ATGGCAAAACAATCTGGGACAACCAAGGCTAAAGAAAATAGCAAGTCAACCAAAACAGCGTTTTCAAAGGGCGACATGGCAGTCTATCCTGCCCACGGTGTCGGCTGTATTGAATCCATCGAAAGCCAGGAGATCAATGGAGATACCATGAATTTTTACATGATGAAAATTGTGGAAAATGGTATGACAATCATGATCCCTACATCTAATGTTGAATCCGTAGGATTGCGGGAAGTAATTCCTGAAAAGGAAGTGGCCCAGGTCTACGAGGTTATGCAGAAAAAGGCTCAAGCCAGTGACAACCAGACTTGGAACCGTCGTTACAGGGAATACATGGATAAGATCAAAACTGGTTCTATCTATGATGTGGCCGAGGTATTCAGGGATCTTTTTCAGCTTAAGCTTGAAAAGGATCTTAGTTTCGGCGAAAGAAAACTTCTTGATACTGCCCAGAATCTTCTAGTTCAGGAACTTTCCATGGCCAAAGATGTTGATGAAGAGCATATGATACAAGAGATTGAAAATCTGTTCAACTAA